The following DNA comes from Rhodanobacter sp. AS-Z3.
CCGGCAAGCCTGATCCGGATTGGTCGGCGTTCCCGCATGCCGAGGTGAAGGTATTGGCTGCCACGCGGCATTCGCGCAAGCTCAAGCGTGGCGCGTTGCGTGGCAACCGCTTCGTGCTGGTCTTGCGCGACGTACAGGGAGATCACGCCACGGCCGAGGGCGTGCTGGCGCAGATCAGCAAACGTGGCGTGCCGAACTACTTCGGCGAACAACGTTTCGGTCGCGAAGGCAACAACGTTGCCCAGGCGCGCGCGATGTTCGGCGGGCGTCGTGTCGAGCGCGACAAGCGCTCGCTGCTGCTGTCGGCGGCGCGTTCGTACATCTTCAACAACGTGTTGGCGGAGCGGGTTGAGCGTGGCGCCTGGGACACGCCTTTGCAAGGCGAGATCTGGTCGCTGGCCGGCTCGCGGTCGTGGTTCGGCCCGGAGCCATTCACGCCGGTGCTGGCCGAACGGCTGGCGCGTGCCGACATCCACCCGTCGGGCCCGTTGTGGGGGCAGGGCGATCCGCCAAGCGCGGATGATGCCGGTTCGCTGGAATGCGAAGTGGCCGCGCAAGACGGCGACCTGGTGGCTGGGTTGGTGGCGGCACGGATGGATCAGGAGCGTCGGCCCTTGCGTCTGCTGCCCAAAGACCTGCGTTGGCGCTGGCTGGCCGACGATGCGCTGGAAGTGTCATTCGAACTGCCCGCCGGCGCGTATGCCACCGTGGTCATGCGCGAGCTTGCCGCTGTGCGCGATTGACAGCGTGGAAGTGAGCGCAGCGAACTGAACAACGGGCGAGGGCGGACTTGGTCCGCTGTTTGTCCCCACTTCTACTGTTGCTTTAAGCGCAGTCCTCGTCATCAACCTTTCAGCAGCACCACGACGGCGCCGGTGCCGCCCATCGAAGGTCGGGCCGAAGCAAAGGCGACGACATCGTCGCGCCGTCGCAACACGCGATCGGTCAGTCCCTTCAGCACCGGTCCGGCCGCTTTCGAGCGCAAACCCTTGCCGTGGACGATACGCACACAGCGCAGGCCATGATGTTTCGCCTCGGCCAGGAAGATGGCGATGCTGGCCTGCGCCGCCGCCATATTCATCTGGTGCAGGTCGAGATCGTCCTGCACGCTGAATTGACCGCGCTTGAGCTGGCGCAGCAGTTTCGGTGAATAGCCTTCGCGCAGGTAACTCAGTTCCTCACCGATTTCGAGCATGGCCGGGTCGAAGGACAGATCCAGCAGCTCACCGGGGACCGCCGCTTCGTCTGCCTCGAACATGCGTGGACGGGGTTCTGGCCGGAGCGTTGCCGGTTGCGGCGCCACTGGCGCGAGAGGTCGTACTTCGCCGATGGCCTCGCGGAACAGACGGGCATCGCCTTCGTCGATCGGATTGGGGATGCGCTGCTTCATGTTTGCATGCTAAGACAATTGATGACGGATGTTCTCGCGCGTTTGCTCGCGACAAAGGTCGCATCCTGAGTCAAGTGACTGTTCTATCGCACGGACAGACTGTGATGCGCATGCCGCCATGGGCCGTAGCTGACCTGCAGGGGCTTCAATACAAGCTATTGAGGCGCCGTTGATCTTCACGAATATGCGTCACCGGTTCATGACGACCATACCGCCTTTATCTGCTGCAACCGGCAAGCTGCTGGTTGTGCCGGGGCTCGCAAGGTTTGACGTGTGCCGCGGTCGGGATGCAGCCAGTGCTTTTACGTGAATGGCATGCCAACTCAGGCGGTCTGCTGTGAAGCTCTGATTTTCGGTGGCGAAAGGCTGCGTTGAAGGGCCTGCATCGCAAGGCCTCTGGCGTTGCCGGAGGCTATTTGCCGACAAAAGAGGATTGCTGATTGGTATTCTGGGCAGGCGAGGTACTCGTGGTTCCAGAGGGAGATGCTGTGCACAGGAGCGTCGGGGCATTCACAACATGGTTGCTTGCCATGGCAAGCGCGATGCCAGCAACTTCGGTTTGTGCGGAAATTCCGCAAGCGCGCTCTGTATCCCATTCGGTACCGGCCAGGCAGGATCAGTCCGGCACGACGGACCAGGTCACGCGCCAGCACCAACCGGTCGCCGGCATAGAGGACCAAGCGCACACCATGGAGCTTGGCTCGGTGGTGGTCACCGCCAATCGGCGCGATGAGACGCTGCAGACTGTGGCTGCCCCGGTATCAGTGCTGACCAACAGGGATATCGAGCGTCAGCATCTGGAGGACTTTGCCGACTACGCCGGCACCGTGCCGGGTCTGAATTACGTTTCGATGGGACCGGGACAGACCGAGTTGAGCCTCCGCGGCATCGCTTCGGGTTCGGCGCAGCCCAGCGCGTCGGTAGGTGTCTATGTCGATGAAACTCCTTATGGGTCCAGCAGCGTGTTTGCGACGGGTTCCTTGACGACGCCGGATCTGGACCCCACCGATCTGGAACGCGTCGAAGTGTTGCGCGGCCCACAGGGCACCTTGTATGGCGCCGGTGCGCTGGGTGGCGTGATTCGTTTCATCACGATTGATCCCGATACCCAGAGTTTGTCGGGACGCGTGCAGCTAGAGGGTAACCGTGTTGCCGGTGGCGGCAGCGGTTTCAGCACGCATGGAATGATCAATCTGCCATTGATCACCGACAAGATGGCCGTCCGTGCCACGGCCTTTGATCGAACCGATCCCGGTTTTATCGACGACGCTGGTCTGGGCAAAAGGAATGTCAACGACAGCCGGGTCAAGGGTGGTCGTGTTTCCTTGTTGTGGATGCCGTCGGAACAAACTTCGCTGCGCCTGATGACCCTGGCGCAGAACCTCAACGGTGACGGCAGTCCGTCGGTCACGCTGCATCCCCTCAGCAACCAGCCGATTTACGGTGATTTGCAGCAACGGGTTGCGGCGAAGACCGGCACCTTTGCTGGGCGCTATCGCCTCTCCAACGCGACGCTGAAGAGCGATTTCGGATGGTCGTCGCTGACCGCATCCAGCAGTTACAGCACGCTGGATGCTCGCAGTCAGCCGGATGACACGCCGTTGCTGTATCTCGGTCCGCCGACGGGTACCGTGCAGACCAACACCGTGCGTCAGACCAAGGCAACCCAGGAACTGCGACTGCAGTCGCCGACGGATCAGACGGTGGAGTGGCTGGGTGGCGTGTTCTTCACGCATGAGACGGGCAGCAACCTGCAACATGTTTTTCCGATCAACTATGCGACGGGAGTAGCAGTTGCTTCGCCGTTCGGCATGCCGATTGCCGATGTGTCATTGCCCAGTACATACGACGCCTATGCGGCCTATGCCAGCCTGACCTTCCATATTTCTGAGCGTTTTGACGTGGAAATGGGTCTGCGGTACAGCCATGACCAGCAGCATTTCCAGGAAATTGGCAGTGGCGTCCTGTTTGGTTCGGCCATACCGATGGTACTGGTCGACAAGAAGTCCGCCGACAGCAGCAATACCTACTCGTTGACGCCGCGTTTCCATATCAGCGATACAACGATGATTTACGGGCGCGTGGCATCGGGCTTTCTGCCCGGTGGTCCGAACGTGGTTCCGGCGGGTATTCCCGGTGTCCCGGCCACCTTCAGTCCGACCAGGCTGGTCAACTACGAGCTTGGCCTGAAGACAACTTCGGCAGACCACCGGTTCACAGCGGATCTTTCGGCGTTCTATATCGACTGGACAAGAATTCCGCTGACCACGTTCATCAACCCGTATAGCTTTCTCACTGATGCTGGCAAGGCCGATAGCAAGGGTCTGGAAGCAACGATCCAGTTCATTCCCGTGCAAGGTGTGCGGCTTGCCTTCAACTCCGCGTATACCCACGCCAAGCTGACGTCTGCTGCGCCGTCACCGTCCAATGGCAAGGCGGGCGACCGGCTTCCCTACAGTCCGCAGTTCACTGCCAATGTGAGTGCGGACTATGATTTTCCGCTGAGCGGTGGCTGGAAGGGTTTTGTCGGCGCGACTTACCAGTTCGTCGGTTCACGCATGACGGACTTCGCCTTCGATGGGTCGGCAAGGTCGACGGTGCCGTCCTACGAAACGCTTGCCTTGCGTGCCGGTGCTTCCCATGACCAATGGGACTTCCACCTGTACGTCAAGAATCTGGGCAACGAGCGCGGCATTGTGCAGGGTAGTGGCGGTGCCGGTCGGATGAATCCGGTTAGTGGGATGAACGAAAACAAGGCGACGATCATCACGCCACGGCAGATGGGCGTTTCTGTCAGCTACAGCTTCTGAGCGGTATCGGGAAGACACGCCAGGCAAGATCTTCCTGCGTGTGATTAACCCGGCCGAGTATCGCGCACAGAGCGCTGCATTCACGGATGCTGGGAACAGACGACGAGCATCACGGTTGCGTTGACCGACACGGCATGCCGGCGTCGATGGAGGGGTACTTGCCGAGTGACCACGGTGGCTGCCTTGATGCGTTGGTCAGTACGCGCGGCGAAACGCTTTTCGGCGCGGATGGGGTGATCCAGGTCGGCGGCAAGTCACGAAGGTTGCGTGCTGTTGGCTAACTTCTGCGGCACCCTGATCGATGACACACCCGCTCTGCACGACGCCCTGGAGCATGCGCAGTGCGATCGGTTCCGCCCGCTCGTGTGGGAAAAGAAATGGCCGGCGCTGATTCGGGAAGTGTTCGCCGAAACCGTTCTTCGGCGCGCTGTAGCGGTGGCAGCCACCCTACCGGCAAGCTGTCTGCAGATGCTGCGAATGCACTGCTGTCGGCGCAACGCCAGCGACTGAGTTTGCCGGTGGCTGATCCGGTGCGTGGTGACGACGCATTCGAGCAACCGGTGGACGCTGCACTCAGCGGGTCGCTGATCCGGCGGGCTCCCATCTGCTGTGGTCGCCACAAGTGCCGGTGCGCTTGCGCAACGGGTGCGGGAGGTCGAGCACCGATGATGTGAAACGCGCGCGGCGCTCCGGTAAACTCGACAAATAAGGTTGTTGCGCTGGCTCATGGTCCGGCGTGCCAACCATCCGTTTTTCGATGGAGCATCATGCGAGTTCTGGTGAGTAATGACGACGGCGTGGATGCCCCTGGCATCCGCGTGCTGGCAGAGCGCCTTGCTGCGGTGGCCAAGGTGACGGTGGTGGCGCCTGATCGTGACCGTTCCGGGGCCAGCAATTCGCTTACCCTCGATGCGCCCTTGCGGGTCTTGCCGATGGGTGATGGTTTTTACCGCGTGGCAGGCACGCCGACCGATTGCGTGCATCTGGCGTTGGCTGGCCTGCTCGACGAAGAGCCGGACATGGTGGTGTCGGGTATCAACAACTCGGCCAACCTCGGCGACGACGTGATTTATTCGGGCACCGTTTCGGCGGCGATGGAAGGGCGCTTTCTCGGCTTGCCGGCGATTGCCGTGTCGTTGGTCAGTCATGATCACAAGGGCGTGCATTACGAATCGGCGGCAAAAGCGGTCTTGCTGTTGATGCAGCGGTTGCTGGTCGATCCGCTGCCGGCGGACACCATTCTCAACGTCAACGTGCCGGACTGCCCCTGGGATGAAATCCAGGGCTTCGAGGTCACCCGACTGGGACGTCGCCATCGTGCGGCTCCCTGCATTGCGCAGACTGATCCCCGGGGGCGTCCGATCTGGTGGATTGGTCCGGCTGGCGAAGCGGATGACGCCGGCCCGGGTACCGATTTCAATGCGGTGCGTCGCGGCTTTGTTTCGGTGACGCCCATTCATGTCGACCTGACTCGTTTCCAGGCACTGGAGAAAGTCAGTAGCTGGATGCTGCCGCTCAGCGATGAGATGGCCCGTGGTCGCGGCACCGCGAGCGAGGTAGCCTGAGTCATGACGGTTTATCCACTGCCGCCGGCGGAGCTGAAAGGCGAAGGGATGACTTCGCAGCGGGCGCGCGACCGGCTGGCCACCTTGCTGAAGGACAGCGGCATCCGCGATACGCGGGTGATCGAGGTGATCCGGAATTTGCCGCGTCACCATTTCATCGATCAGGCGCTGCATTCACGCGCCTACGAAAATGATGCCTTGCCGATCGGCCACGGCCAGACCATCTCGCAACCGTGGGTGGTGGCGAGGATGACCGAAGCCTTGCTTGAGCATTTCGATGCGAAGCAGGGCATGCCGCAGAAGGTGCTGGAGATCGGTACCGGTTCCGGCTATCAGGCGGCGGTGCTGGCAGCTTTGGTACCGCAGTTGTTCACCGTGGAACGCATCGAGGCGCTGCTGCGACAGGCGCGTCGACGCTTCCGTCAGCTTGGTCTGACCAATCTGCGTTCGCGTCACGACGACGGCAAACTGGGCTGGGCTGATGAAGCGCCGTTCGACGCAATCATTCTCACTGCTGCCGGCGATACCATTCCCACCCGCATTCTTGACCAGCTCAGCCCAACCGGCGTGCTGGTGGCGCCGGTCGGTTCGCCCAGCCGTCAAACCCTGATCCGCATGCGTGGCGACGGGCAGGGCGATTTCATCCAGGAAGAACTCGGCCCGGTCAGTTTCGTGCCGCTGCTTGGCGGGATCGGCTGATGCGTCTGTTCGAGACACTTTATGCGCGGGCACTGGTCTGGGCACGCGCGCCGCGTGCGGTGTACTACCTGTGTGCGCTGAGCTTTTTCGAGGCGTTCATTTTTCCGATCATGCCGGAAGTGATGCTGGCCCCGATGATGCTGGGCAAACGGCACAAGGCGTTTTTCTACGCCAACCTGTCGCTGCTGTTTTCGCTGCTGGGCGCGCTGGTCGGCTATGCCCTGGGACACTGGGCCTACGAGACCGTGAAGCCGCTCCTGAGCGTGCACATGCAGCAGGTCATCACGGTCTGGGTGGACAATCTGCGCACCGACATGAACCAGCATTGGCTTGCCATGTTGGGCGCACTGACGCTGGCGGCGCTGCAGCCGGTGATTCCGATGAAGCTGGTGACCTGGGCGGCCGGCATCGTCGGCGTGCCGGTGCTGCCGTTCCTTGCCTGCGTGGCCGTCGGTCGCGGCAAGCGGGTGTGGCTGCTGGCTTTGTTGATCCGCTTGTTTGGTGAGCGTGCCGAACGCATGCTGCATCGAAATATCGAGTGGATCGGCTGGGCCGCGCTGGTGTTGCTGGGATTATTGCTGGGCTGGTGGCTGTGGTCGCGGGGATGAACAGGTCACGGCGAGCATCGTGCATGAAAATGCCCGCCCGCCTCGGTATGCTGGGTAGCATGAATCGTTATCTTCAAGGCTCGATGTTGCTGCTTGCCGTATGCGTACTGTCCGCGTGCGGCATCATGCGGAGCTCGGTCGTGGTAGAGCCTGCACCAGGCAATACCTATCGCAATGCGCCCAGCGTCGTTGCGCCATCACCGGCGCGCACGCCGATACCGGGTGGCAGCTACCAGGTGATGCATGGCGATACCCTGTATTCCATTGCGTTTCGCAAAGGCGTCGATTTTCGCGACCTGGCTCAATGGAACAATATTGCCGCGCCCTATACGATCTGGCCGGGCCAGCAATTGATCCTGTCGCCCCATGCGAAACAGGATTCCGGCCACGCGGCCACGCTGCCGCCCGCGAAGTCGGCAACAACGTCGGTGGCCACGGCGCCGATGTTCGAGCCGGTGCTGCCGGCGCCAGCCGCAGCCCCGGCGGAGAGCGCCGGGCCAGCCGTGGCAGCGACCGCTTCTGCTGCTCATTCGCCGGTGTCGGGTACGACGGTAGCAAGGCCGGTTGTGCCCGCCGTGGCCGCTACGGTACCGAACGTGGTGCCAGTAGCCGGCGTTCCCGCCGAGGCGCCAGCTGCGATGCCACCGCCGGCACCGCCAGCAGCCGGAGTGTCGCGAGTGGTCAGTGGCGTGCAATGGCACTGGCCGGCGGACGGTACCCTGGTAGGCCGTTTCAGCAGCGGCGATGCAATTCCCGGCATTGAAATCGCTGGCAAAGCCGGTGATCCCGTACGGGCCGCCGCTGACGGCGTGGTGGTTTACAGCGGCAACGGCCTGGTCGGCTACGGCGAGCTGGTGATCATCAAGCACAACGACAGCTTTCTGTCTGCCTATGGTCACAACCGCAAACGGCTGGTCAAGGAAGGGCAGCGCGTCAGTCGCGGTCAGCAGATTGCGGAAATGGGTTCGACCGGAGCCTCCCGCAACGAACTGGAGTTTCAGATCCGCAAGGACGGCAACCCGGTAGACCCGCTGACTTATTTGCCCCAGCGCTGAGTTACTGCCAATCGCAGCAGGCTGAAGCAAGTCGCCGTGATTAGCCCGGCGGCAGAATGAATGCGGCGATGACTCGACGGCCTTCGTCAGCCAGCAGGTTGTAAGTGCGCGCTGCGGCGGCGTTGTCCATGACTTCGATGCCAATGTTCTTGCGCAGGAAACCGGCCATGAACTCCGCCGCTGGGAAGCTCTGGCGCGCGCCGGTACCCAGTACGACCAGTTCGGGTTTCAGCACCAGCAATTCCTGGACATGACTGGCATCGAGCATGTTCGCGTCGGTCACCGGCCAGTTCTCGATCGCCTTGTCCGGTGCAAGCAGGAAGCTTGCCGTGAGCTCGCGATCAATCAGGGTGATGCCCTGCGCGCCCACCCGACGCACGTACAGATAACCTTCGGGACGTTCCAGCGACAGATCCATCAGCGCGGCAGGGCGATCTTCGGTTCGTCGACGTTGCGGCGAAACAGCACCACGACATGGCCGATTTGCTGAACCGGCTCGGCACCGGTGCCGCCGGTCAGCACATCAATCTGCGCCTGACGTTCGTCCTTGTCGCCACCGGACAGCTTGATCTTGACCAGCTCGTGGATATCCAGCGCCTGGTTCAATTCTTTCACCACCGCCTCGGTGGCGCCCTTGTTGCCCAGCAGCACAACCGCGTTCAGGTCGTGGGCGAGGCTGCGCAGGTAGCGGGTCTGCGAGGAGGTAAGGGCCATGCGGTGGGACTCGATTCACGGTTGATGAACGGCAAAGGGTATCATGCGGGCATCCCGTTCCCCAATCGGCAACAGTAACGACATGGCCCGCAGCAAAAGCAGTGCAGTCTGGCTGCGCGAACATTTCAACGACGAGTATGTGAAGAAGGCGCAGGCTGAAGGCCTGCGTTCGCGTGCCGTCTACAAGCTGGAAGAGCTGCTGGAGCGCGACCGTCTGCTCAAGCCGGGTATTAATGTGGTCGATCTGGGCGCAGCCCCGGGCAGTTGGTCGCAATTAGTGAGCAATCGGCTAGGCGGTACCGGTAAAGTGTTCGCGCTGGACATCCTGCCCATGCAGAGCATCGCGGGGGTGGATTTCCTGGAGGGCGACTTCCGCGAGGAAAGCGTGCTGCGGGAGCTGGAATCGCGCATGGAAGGCCTCAAGGTCGATCTTGTACTGTGCGATATGGCCCCCAATATGAGTGGAGTGGCACTGGCTGACCAGATCCGTGCGATGGCCCTGGCCGAGCTGGCGCTCGATTTCAGCCGGCAGTGGTTGAAGCCGGGCGGTTCGTTCCTGATCAAGTTGTTTCAGGGTGTCGGCTTTGACGATTACTTGCGTAGCTTGCGCGCGGACTTCAGTCGCGTGACGATGCGTAAACCTAAGGCCTCACGCGCACGTTCGCGTGAGGTGTACGCGCTGGCGATGGGCCGCAAACCCGTCGCCACGACACCGGGCGAGAACCGTGCATGAATGAAACAGCGAAAAATGTGTTGCTCTGGGTGATCATTGCGGTGGTTTTGTTCACCGTATTCCAGAACTTCAATCCGCATGGCTCCGCTGCTGCGGACATGCCCTACAGCGCGTTCAACAGCGGCGTGGAGAGTGGCAGCGTGGCCAGCGCCACGATCAGCGCTGACCAGCCCGCCACGATCAGCGGCAAGCTCAAGGATGGCAGTGCATTCCGTACGGTTGTGCCGGTCCTTGGCTTTTCCACCAACCAGGTGGTCAAGCAGATGCAGGACAAGGGCGTCGAGGTTCGTCAGGACCCGGCGGAGGGGTTCTCGCTGATCGGCTTGCTGATCAGCTGGCTTCCGGTGTTGCTGATGGTTGGCGTGTTCATCTGGTTCATGCGCCAGATGCAGTCCGGTGGCGGTGGCCGTGGAGCAATGAGCTTTGGCCGCTCGCGCGCCAAGCTGCAGGGCGAAGACCAGATCAAGGTCAATTTCAGTGACGTTGCCGGCTGCGACGAAGCGAAGGAAGAGGTCGGCGAGCTGGTCGAATTCCTGCGTGATCCATCCAAGTTCCAGAAGCTGGGCGGCAAGATTCCGCGTGGTGTGCTGATGGTCGGCCCGCCGGGTACCGGCAAGACGTTGCTGGCCAAGGCGATTGCTGGGGAGGCCAAGGTGCCGTTCTTCGCGATCTCCGGCTCGGACTTCGTCGAGATGTTCGTGGGCGTGGGCGCCAGCCGCGTGCGCGACATGTTCGAGCAGGCAAAAAAGCACGCACCCTGCATCATCTTCATCGACGAGATCGACGCGGTGGGTCGCCATCGTGGCGCAGGCCTCGGCGGCGGTCATGACGAACGCGAGCAGACGCTCAACCAGTTGCTGGTCGAGATGGACGGCTTCGAGGGTACCGAAGGCATCATCGTGATCGCAGCAACCAACCGCCCCGACGTGCTCGATCCGGCCCTGCTGCGCCCTGGTCGCTTCGATCGGCAGGTGGTTGTCGGGTTGCCGGACGTGCGCGGTCGTGAGCAGATCCTCAAGGTACACATGCGCAAGGTGCCGACGGCCAGTGACGTCAATGCCATGACCATTGCTCGCGGCACACCCGGCTTCTCCGGCGCTGACCTGGCCAACCTGGTCAACGAGGCGGCGCTGTTCGCCGCACGCGAGAATGCGCGCGAGGTGCGCATGGCGCATCTCGACAAGGCACGTGACAAGATTCTGATGGGCACCGAGCGTCGTTCGATGGCCATGAGCGAGGACGAGAAGAAGCTGACTGCATATCACGAGGCGGGTCACGCTATCGTCGGTCGACTGGTGCCCGAGCATGACCCGGTTTACAAAGTCACGATCATTCCACGCGGCCGAGCGCTGGGCGTGACCATGTACCTGCCGGAGGGTGACAAGTACAGCATCAATCGCGTGGCCATCCAGTCACAACTGTGTTCGCTGTATGGTGGCCGCGTGGCTGAAGAACTGATCTTCGGTGCCGACAAGGTCACCACCGGTGCCTCGAACGATATCGAGCGGGCCACCAAGATGGCACGCAACATGGCGACCAAGTGGGGCCTGTCGGACGAGCTGGGTCCGATCACCTATGGCGAGGACGAGGACGAGGTGTTCCTGGGGCGTTCGGTAACCCAGCACAAGAGTATCTCCAACGAGACCGCCAGCAAGATCGACGGCGTGGTGCGCAGCATCCTGGATAGCGCCTATGCGCGTAGTACGGAGTTGCTGACAGCGAATCTCGACAAGCTGCATGCGATGGCGGAGGCCCTGCTGCAGTACGAAACCATCGACGCGCATCAGATTGACGACATCATGGCCGGGCGCGTGCCTGGGCCGCCGGCCGACTGGACGAAAACGGCCTCCACCGGTAGCACGCCACCACCGCCGCCACCGAAGGGTGACGCAGGGTCCACGGTGGGCAAGGTCGGTGATCCGGCGCCACAAAGCCGCAACGGATGGGATGGCTGAGCGCCGTTTGGACGGCTATTCATCAAGAGATGACGAGGCGGCCGACGGCTGCCTCGTCGTTCCTGAACCCTGGTTGGCAAACGGGATGAAGATAATTTTACGAAAAGGGTTGACGCAAGAGGCTGGAGTCTGAATAATTCCGCTTCTGGCTTCGCCGCCTTGTTTCCCAAGACAAGATGGGCGGAGTTGAAAAGTTTTCAGTGCGCCCGTAGCTCAGTTGGATAGAGTACCTGGCTACGAACTAGGTGGTCGGGAGTTCGAATCTCTCCGGGCGCACCATTTTATTCTGCAAGACGGGTTGCTTCAGTCCCGTCTGGTTTTCAGGCAGCGGCTGGTACAGCTCTGATGAAAACGGTAACAAAGAAATACCAAAGGTGTGCTTCGATACGATTGACTGGGCGAGGCGTCACCCGTAACATTTCAAGGCTTCGGTGGCGGGATTGCCGGGGATTCGAAAGCGGGGTATAGCTCAGTCTGGTAGAGCGTTGCGTTTGGGACGCAAAAGTCGGGGGTTCGAATCCCTCTGCCCCGACCAGCGAAACGTTCTACCGCAGTGACTGCGCTTGTAGCTCAACCGGATAGAGCATCGGCCTTCTAAGCCGACGGTTGCAGGTTCGAGTCCTGTCTGGCGCACCAGTTGCAAGATTTATGGTGGGTGTAGCTCAGCTGGTTAGAGTCCCGGATTGTGATTCCGGTTGTCGTGGGTTCGAATCCCATCATCCACCCCAGTTTCAAATCCGCCGCGGCGGGTACAATCAGTTCATGGGCCGTTAGCTCAGTTGGTAGAGCAGTTGACTCTTAATCAATTGGTCGAAAGTTCGAATCTTTCACGGCCCACCAACAAAACAGCCACTCAGGGAAACCTGGGTGGCTGTTCTCTTTCCGGGATCTGGAATTCGCTGCTTCGATCATGCAATGACAGGGTCAGAGCGAGCTGGCGGACCCGAAGGTCCGCCGGTGATCCTGCTGCAGGCGTGATGCGTTCACCGGCAGTCAGATGCTCTTTGCCAGCCCCTCGGCCAGACCGATGTAGCTACCGGGCGTCAGCTCCAGCAAACGCTGCTTCGCCTCGGCGGGAAGGTCCAGTCCGGCAATGAATTCGCGCATGGAATCCTTGGTGATGCCGTGGCCGCGGGTCAGCGCCTTGAGCTGCTCATAGGGTTGCGGCAGGCCGTAACGGCGCATCACGGTCTGCACGGCTTCAGCCAGTACTTCCCAGCTGGCGTCGAGATCGCTGCCAATGCGCTCGGCGTTGACATTGAGCTTGCCCAGACCTTTCTTCAGCGATTCCAGCGCCACCAACGTATGGCCGAAGGCGGTGCCCAGCGCGCGCAGCACGGTGGAGTCGGTGAGGTCGCGCTGCCAGCGGCTGATCGGCAGTTTCTCGGCAAAATGGCCGAGCAGGGCGTTGGCCAGGCCGAAATTGCCTTCGGCATTTTCAAAGTCGATCGGGTTGACCTTGTGCGGCATGGTGGACGAGCCGACTTCGCCGGCCTTCAGCGTCTGCTTGAAATAGCCCAGCGAGATATAGCCCCAGATATCACGCGCAAGATCGATCAGGATAATGTTGGTGCGGCGTACCGCGTCGCAGTATTCGGCGACGTTGTCATGCGGTTCGATCTGCGTGGTGTAGGCGTTGTAGTCGAGGCCGAGGCTTTCGACGAAACGCTGCGAGAAGGCCTGCCAATCCACTTCGGGATAGGTGATGACATGTGCGTTGTAGTTGCCCACGGCGCCATTGATCTTGCCGGAAACTTCAACGGCCACCAGCTGTTTGCGCTGACGGTTCAGGCGAGCCACCACGTTGGCGATTTCCTTGCCGAGCGTGCTGGGTGAAGCAGTCTGGCCATGGGTGCGCGAAAGTAGCGGTAAGGCGGCGTTGGTATGGGCGATTTCGCGCAGCGTGGAAGTCACTGCATCAAGTTGCGGCAGCAG
Coding sequences within:
- a CDS encoding peptidoglycan DD-metalloendopeptidase family protein; translation: MLGSMNRYLQGSMLLLAVCVLSACGIMRSSVVVEPAPGNTYRNAPSVVAPSPARTPIPGGSYQVMHGDTLYSIAFRKGVDFRDLAQWNNIAAPYTIWPGQQLILSPHAKQDSGHAATLPPAKSATTSVATAPMFEPVLPAPAAAPAESAGPAVAATASAAHSPVSGTTVARPVVPAVAATVPNVVPVAGVPAEAPAAMPPPAPPAAGVSRVVSGVQWHWPADGTLVGRFSSGDAIPGIEIAGKAGDPVRAAADGVVVYSGNGLVGYGELVIIKHNDSFLSAYGHNRKRLVKEGQRVSRGQQIAEMGSTGASRNELEFQIRKDGNPVDPLTYLPQR
- a CDS encoding Mth938-like domain-containing protein, whose amino-acid sequence is MDLSLERPEGYLYVRRVGAQGITLIDRELTASFLLAPDKAIENWPVTDANMLDASHVQELLVLKPELVVLGTGARQSFPAAEFMAGFLRKNIGIEVMDNAAAARTYNLLADEGRRVIAAFILPPG
- the yhbY gene encoding ribosome assembly RNA-binding protein YhbY; this encodes MALTSSQTRYLRSLAHDLNAVVLLGNKGATEAVVKELNQALDIHELVKIKLSGGDKDERQAQIDVLTGGTGAEPVQQIGHVVVLFRRNVDEPKIALPR
- the rlmE gene encoding 23S rRNA (uridine(2552)-2'-O)-methyltransferase RlmE is translated as MARSKSSAVWLREHFNDEYVKKAQAEGLRSRAVYKLEELLERDRLLKPGINVVDLGAAPGSWSQLVSNRLGGTGKVFALDILPMQSIAGVDFLEGDFREESVLRELESRMEGLKVDLVLCDMAPNMSGVALADQIRAMALAELALDFSRQWLKPGGSFLIKLFQGVGFDDYLRSLRADFSRVTMRKPKASRARSREVYALAMGRKPVATTPGENRA
- the ftsH gene encoding ATP-dependent zinc metalloprotease FtsH, encoding MNETAKNVLLWVIIAVVLFTVFQNFNPHGSAAADMPYSAFNSGVESGSVASATISADQPATISGKLKDGSAFRTVVPVLGFSTNQVVKQMQDKGVEVRQDPAEGFSLIGLLISWLPVLLMVGVFIWFMRQMQSGGGGRGAMSFGRSRAKLQGEDQIKVNFSDVAGCDEAKEEVGELVEFLRDPSKFQKLGGKIPRGVLMVGPPGTGKTLLAKAIAGEAKVPFFAISGSDFVEMFVGVGASRVRDMFEQAKKHAPCIIFIDEIDAVGRHRGAGLGGGHDEREQTLNQLLVEMDGFEGTEGIIVIAATNRPDVLDPALLRPGRFDRQVVVGLPDVRGREQILKVHMRKVPTASDVNAMTIARGTPGFSGADLANLVNEAALFAARENAREVRMAHLDKARDKILMGTERRSMAMSEDEKKLTAYHEAGHAIVGRLVPEHDPVYKVTIIPRGRALGVTMYLPEGDKYSINRVAIQSQLCSLYGGRVAEELIFGADKVTTGASNDIERATKMARNMATKWGLSDELGPITYGEDEDEVFLGRSVTQHKSISNETASKIDGVVRSILDSAYARSTELLTANLDKLHAMAEALLQYETIDAHQIDDIMAGRVPGPPADWTKTASTGSTPPPPPPKGDAGSTVGKVGDPAPQSRNGWDG
- the purB gene encoding adenylosuccinate lyase, producing the protein MSSHALTALSPLDGRYASKVASLRPIFSEFGLMHRRVQVEIEWLLALAADAKIVELPAFNAAQISILKAIADKFSEADGERIKAIEATTNHDVKAVEYFIKEKIGADSSLAQASEFVHFACTSEDINNLSYALMLRDARAQVLLPQLDAVTSTLREIAHTNAALPLLSRTHGQTASPSTLGKEIANVVARLNRQRKQLVAVEVSGKINGAVGNYNAHVITYPEVDWQAFSQRFVESLGLDYNAYTTQIEPHDNVAEYCDAVRRTNIILIDLARDIWGYISLGYFKQTLKAGEVGSSTMPHKVNPIDFENAEGNFGLANALLGHFAEKLPISRWQRDLTDSTVLRALGTAFGHTLVALESLKKGLGKLNVNAERIGSDLDASWEVLAEAVQTVMRRYGLPQPYEQLKALTRGHGITKDSMREFIAGLDLPAEAKQRLLELTPGSYIGLAEGLAKSI